A region of Thermococcus barossii DNA encodes the following proteins:
- a CDS encoding DUF4097 family beta strand repeat-containing protein codes for MIFENVREVEIKATNGRIEIEGWENDHVEVNYVPHGEVTVNVERKGSRLIIREEPKRKFLNLLGEKGWAEIEVKVPRRVLINAKNVNGELKARGVRFGEVTTVNGEITLEDCEAEKLGTVNGEIRAGLTVAGPLKASTVNGEIELTIEELEGDVEVSCVNGDIVLRLTEFCDARIVSKSVNGSVELVDIDPDDPVIGTGEFKVKISTVNGGVRVELI; via the coding sequence ATGATATTTGAAAACGTCCGGGAAGTCGAGATAAAGGCCACAAACGGCCGGATCGAGATTGAGGGCTGGGAAAACGACCACGTGGAAGTGAACTACGTTCCGCACGGTGAGGTTACGGTTAACGTTGAGCGGAAGGGGAGCAGGCTCATCATCAGGGAGGAGCCGAAGAGGAAGTTCCTGAACCTGCTCGGGGAAAAGGGCTGGGCCGAGATAGAGGTGAAGGTTCCGCGGAGGGTCCTTATAAATGCGAAGAACGTGAACGGCGAGCTCAAGGCCAGGGGCGTGCGCTTTGGGGAGGTAACAACGGTAAACGGCGAGATAACGCTGGAGGACTGCGAGGCCGAGAAGCTTGGCACGGTTAACGGGGAGATAAGGGCCGGTCTAACGGTTGCCGGCCCCCTCAAGGCCTCCACCGTGAACGGGGAAATCGAGCTTACCATCGAAGAGCTTGAGGGGGACGTCGAGGTAAGCTGCGTCAACGGAGACATCGTGCTTCGCCTGACCGAGTTCTGCGATGCGAGGATAGTGAGCAAGAGCGTAAACGGTAGTGTTGAGCTGGTCGACATAGACCCCGATGACCCGGTCATTGGGACGGGGGAGTTCAAGGTGAAGATAAGTACAGTGAACGGTGGGGTCAGGGTCGAACTTATTTAA
- a CDS encoding AEC family transporter produces MNIAEMLALIAVGYVLKELIKSEKPFDYLRILVNDVLLALFIFGNVASKDLAYLLSIKTVFLYVFLIIAISLSTSYLYGRFVLRGDPWAGALMVLSVYPNTAALGFPIASLFLDDITPAILYSTTNSMIVIPIVTFIAAHYSSGGASVRESFLKALKFPPTVANLLALALVVGGIHLPASVLDPIKTIGWLSIPLLIIYFGSRITLRSFDWRKLAEVGAFRIAVPFTFVFLTLRWAAPDVFYSVLVEASMPPAIAANAILAQYRLKAEEAISVTFVLTLMVIGLFVTLSILLK; encoded by the coding sequence ATGAACATCGCCGAGATGCTCGCCCTCATAGCGGTCGGCTACGTCCTCAAGGAACTGATTAAATCGGAGAAGCCCTTCGACTACCTCCGAATACTGGTGAACGACGTTCTCCTCGCCCTGTTCATCTTTGGAAACGTCGCGAGCAAGGATTTGGCTTACCTCCTGAGCATAAAGACGGTCTTTCTCTACGTCTTCCTGATAATCGCGATAAGCCTTTCAACCTCCTACCTCTACGGCAGATTCGTTCTCCGGGGTGACCCATGGGCCGGCGCGCTCATGGTTCTCTCGGTTTACCCCAACACGGCCGCCCTCGGCTTCCCGATAGCGAGTTTATTCCTCGACGACATAACGCCCGCGATACTCTACTCGACAACCAACTCGATGATAGTCATCCCGATCGTCACCTTCATAGCGGCCCACTATTCCAGCGGCGGAGCGAGCGTCAGGGAGAGCTTTCTGAAGGCCCTGAAGTTCCCACCGACGGTGGCGAATCTCCTCGCCCTGGCCCTGGTCGTCGGGGGTATCCACCTCCCGGCCTCTGTTCTCGACCCGATAAAAACCATCGGATGGCTTAGCATCCCCCTGCTTATCATATACTTCGGCTCACGGATAACGCTGAGGAGCTTCGACTGGCGCAAGCTTGCTGAAGTGGGTGCTTTCAGAATAGCTGTTCCCTTCACCTTCGTCTTTCTCACCCTCCGATGGGCGGCGCCAGACGTTTTCTACTCCGTTCTCGTTGAAGCGTCGATGCCGCCGGCGATAGCGGCCAACGCGATTTTGGCTCAGTACAGGCTCAAGGCCGAGGAGGCGATAAGCGTCACCTTCGTGCTGACCCTGATGGTGATAGGACTGTTTGTTACTCTAAGCATCTTGTTAAAATAA
- a CDS encoding molybdopterin-binding protein, which translates to MFAEILTIGDELLTGNTVDSNSAFIAQKLTERGYWVRRKTTVGDDVEEIKAVVREILARKPEVLVISGGLGPTHDDVTMLAVAKALGKDFVLCEECLERIKAFYRELYEKGLIDDPELNEARKKMAYLPEGAEPLENTEGAAPGAYIEHEGVKIFVLPGMPREMKAMLEREVLPRLGEGKFIQRKLLAEITDESKLAPVLIEALKRFRVRIHSSPKGFGKYIGIIIFGESEGEIERAKAFMESRGIKFEEGW; encoded by the coding sequence ATGTTCGCCGAGATACTGACGATAGGTGATGAACTGCTTACCGGGAACACCGTGGACAGCAACTCGGCCTTTATCGCCCAGAAGCTGACCGAGCGGGGCTACTGGGTGAGGAGGAAGACAACCGTTGGAGACGACGTTGAGGAGATAAAGGCCGTTGTGAGGGAAATCCTCGCGAGGAAGCCAGAAGTTTTGGTGATTTCGGGCGGGCTCGGGCCGACCCACGACGATGTGACCATGCTTGCCGTTGCCAAGGCCCTGGGAAAGGACTTCGTCCTCTGTGAGGAGTGCCTTGAGAGAATCAAGGCCTTTTACAGAGAGCTGTATGAGAAGGGCCTCATAGACGACCCCGAGTTAAACGAGGCCAGGAAGAAGATGGCATACCTGCCAGAGGGTGCCGAACCTCTGGAGAACACCGAGGGAGCCGCCCCTGGAGCTTACATCGAGCATGAGGGCGTTAAGATCTTCGTCCTCCCAGGGATGCCGCGCGAGATGAAGGCAATGCTTGAGAGGGAAGTCCTCCCCCGGCTCGGTGAGGGGAAGTTCATCCAGAGGAAGCTCCTTGCGGAGATAACAGACGAGAGCAAGCTTGCACCGGTGCTCATCGAGGCCCTCAAGAGGTTTCGCGTGAGGATACACTCATCGCCGAAGGGTTTCGGGAAGTACATCGGGATAATAATCTTCGGCGAGAGTGAGGGAGAGATAGAGCGTGCGAAGGCCTTCATGGAGTCCAGGGGAATTAAATTCGAGGAGGGCTGGTAG
- a CDS encoding Gldg family protein, protein MEVVTRGVVTAVTSVGFFIQNGTGPWSGIYVYIGRSPSVQRGDYVQVTGTVKEYYGMTEIKAYLDDIEFLGTADVPEPVVLQTGEVPQEQWESVLVKVENVVVTNPDLGYGEWEIDDGSGPVRVDDLIYRYTPQDGQSLDYVVGVVYYSYGNFKIEPRSEEDIGIPPEVPVVSIQEIQSNTTDGDASAYEGKLVLTRGVVTFVASNGFAIQNGTGPWSGIWVYTGSAPDVEVGDLVEVQAEVDEYYGFTELNYRNTDADKRDIRILGSTEVPSPVVLPTGNVSQEKWEGVLVEIRDVKVIDPDLGYGEWFVDDGSGPVRIDDKFYDYSPSHFRYVYIRGIVWYSYGNFKIEPRYGDDVEPYIPLIGVASLKFQEPIIKGIPKKISIEVYNDGTLEDNITVILVAGSNEIGRDSKIISAGGTEVYEFVYLPDVTGEIPLKVQVFDGSGTLVDEKHYTVFVAPNPYTISYGLTPYYERLYSKEMTNITSLYENLTWVVDELQACGVNLGDLEPKVQWINETMSEIEREYYLYDTLKGLLVQQNPYRSAYYYPVMMHIRKAAMMSRDVLKEIEFVLPILQSTYEQVKPICHPPAPAPSNETMPGNETPTNQTNVTQPTNITIHITKVLIDASHGQYYVEQVGVSYLINEIKTELGWEVELNELPLTYDILKSYDVLILLNPKDDLTEAEIAAIQQYVENGGGLFIAGEWYKYLNAESLNAVVEKYGIKFNPDELMDEEKNSGRPYYPFIGLYNREHPAMKFVPEDWTMYYNGDTLKISGSAVWLIRGYETSYSVDSEGNTVYEKGSKPVVAVALEVGTGRIVAYGSSKAISDSYYQKYIKSNWPFIKGALLWLAHQE, encoded by the coding sequence ATGGAAGTTGTGACAAGGGGTGTTGTTACTGCGGTGACCTCGGTGGGGTTCTTCATTCAGAACGGTACTGGCCCTTGGAGCGGGATATATGTGTATATTGGAAGGTCTCCCTCAGTTCAGAGGGGAGATTACGTTCAAGTGACCGGTACTGTGAAAGAGTACTATGGGATGACTGAAATAAAGGCGTATCTGGATGATATTGAATTTCTAGGAACGGCTGATGTTCCAGAGCCCGTAGTTCTCCAGACCGGGGAGGTTCCCCAAGAGCAGTGGGAGAGCGTCCTCGTCAAGGTTGAAAACGTCGTGGTCACTAACCCGGATCTCGGCTATGGTGAGTGGGAAATTGATGACGGAAGCGGTCCTGTAAGGGTCGATGACCTTATTTACAGGTACACCCCCCAGGATGGCCAGTCCCTCGACTACGTTGTTGGTGTTGTTTACTATTCCTACGGGAACTTTAAGATAGAGCCGAGGAGTGAAGAGGACATTGGGATACCGCCGGAGGTTCCCGTCGTTTCAATCCAGGAGATACAGAGCAACACAACCGACGGAGACGCTTCAGCTTACGAAGGTAAACTGGTGCTGACCAGGGGCGTTGTCACCTTTGTTGCCTCCAACGGCTTCGCAATTCAGAACGGAACTGGGCCGTGGAGCGGAATCTGGGTCTATACTGGAAGCGCTCCGGACGTTGAGGTCGGGGACTTAGTTGAGGTTCAGGCGGAGGTTGACGAATATTACGGCTTTACTGAGCTTAATTACAGAAACACCGATGCTGACAAAAGGGATATAAGAATTCTCGGAAGTACGGAAGTTCCCTCCCCGGTTGTCCTCCCAACTGGCAACGTCTCCCAGGAGAAGTGGGAAGGTGTTCTCGTCGAAATCAGGGACGTTAAGGTCATCGACCCAGACCTGGGTTATGGAGAGTGGTTTGTGGACGATGGGAGCGGTCCTGTGAGGATAGACGACAAATTCTACGACTACAGCCCATCGCACTTCAGATACGTGTACATCAGAGGCATTGTTTGGTACTCCTACGGCAATTTTAAGATTGAACCGCGGTATGGAGACGATGTGGAGCCATACATTCCCCTTATTGGCGTGGCCTCCCTGAAATTCCAGGAGCCCATCATTAAGGGAATCCCGAAGAAGATCAGCATCGAGGTATACAACGATGGAACCCTGGAGGACAACATCACGGTGATACTGGTCGCTGGCTCCAATGAGATTGGCAGAGATTCCAAGATAATCTCTGCAGGGGGCACCGAAGTTTACGAGTTCGTATACTTGCCGGATGTCACGGGAGAGATACCTCTGAAAGTCCAGGTTTTTGATGGGAGTGGAACACTTGTTGACGAGAAGCATTACACGGTCTTTGTGGCCCCGAACCCGTACACAATCTCCTACGGCCTCACACCATACTACGAGAGGCTCTACAGCAAAGAAATGACGAACATAACCTCACTCTACGAGAACCTCACCTGGGTGGTCGACGAGCTCCAGGCCTGCGGCGTTAACCTTGGAGACCTCGAGCCTAAGGTTCAGTGGATAAACGAGACTATGAGTGAGATAGAGAGGGAGTACTACCTCTACGACACCCTTAAGGGGCTTCTCGTCCAGCAGAATCCCTACCGGAGCGCGTACTACTATCCCGTTATGATGCACATCAGAAAGGCTGCCATGATGAGCAGGGACGTCCTCAAGGAGATTGAATTTGTGCTTCCTATACTCCAGAGCACTTACGAGCAGGTAAAGCCAATCTGCCACCCGCCGGCACCTGCACCAAGTAACGAGACCATGCCAGGCAACGAGACTCCCACCAACCAGACCAACGTCACCCAGCCGACTAACATCACTATCCACATAACCAAGGTTCTCATCGATGCCTCCCACGGACAGTATTACGTTGAACAGGTAGGAGTTAGCTATCTGATCAACGAGATCAAGACGGAACTTGGATGGGAAGTTGAGCTCAACGAACTCCCGCTGACCTACGATATCCTCAAGAGCTATGACGTTCTGATACTCTTAAACCCCAAGGATGATCTCACGGAAGCCGAGATCGCCGCCATTCAGCAATACGTTGAAAACGGCGGTGGTTTGTTCATAGCGGGTGAGTGGTACAAGTACCTCAATGCCGAAAGCCTCAACGCGGTAGTCGAAAAATATGGAATTAAATTCAACCCCGACGAGCTCATGGACGAGGAGAAGAACAGCGGCAGGCCGTACTATCCGTTCATAGGTCTCTACAACAGGGAACACCCGGCGATGAAGTTCGTTCCAGAGGATTGGACAATGTACTACAACGGCGACACCCTCAAGATAAGCGGAAGTGCTGTCTGGCTCATCAGGGGCTACGAGACCTCGTACTCGGTGGACAGCGAAGGAAATACAGTTTACGAGAAGGGCTCCAAGCCAGTTGTGGCCGTCGCTCTTGAAGTCGGAACCGGAAGAATAGTAGCCTATGGTTCAAGCAAGGCCATCAGCGACAGCTACTACCAGAAGTACATCAAGAGCAACTGGCCGTTCATCAAGGGCGCCCTCCTCTGGCTTGCCCACCAGGAGTGA
- a CDS encoding translation initiation factor eIF-2B alpha/beta/delta subunit family protein (eIF-2BA; catalyzes the binding of GTP to IF2): protein MIPPEVRSIIEEMRSERIRGASWLARRGAEAYALLSQLLEGDELEEALRDMKREIPAVNRTMASLYNLSRFIPVTGNPDLVRAKAEEFIRLGEEAKREIGNIGSELIDENEVVITHSFSSAVLEIFKTAKKKGKRFRVILTESAPDFEGIALARELDALGVQFEVITDAQLGLFTRQATLALVGADNVTRDGAVVNKAGTYPLALACHENGIPFYAAAESFKLHPELNSEEVEIVERPYARQGYRVRNFLFDITPWRYVRGIITEFGILVPPKEI, encoded by the coding sequence ATGATTCCGCCCGAAGTCCGATCAATCATTGAGGAGATGAGGTCCGAAAGGATCAGGGGTGCCAGCTGGCTGGCCAGGCGGGGAGCTGAGGCCTACGCCCTTCTCTCACAGCTCCTTGAGGGAGACGAGCTTGAAGAAGCCCTGAGGGACATGAAGAGGGAAATCCCAGCCGTCAACAGGACGATGGCTTCACTCTACAACCTCTCGAGGTTCATACCGGTAACGGGCAACCCCGACTTGGTGAGAGCGAAGGCTGAGGAGTTCATCCGCCTTGGCGAAGAGGCGAAGCGCGAGATAGGCAACATCGGAAGCGAGCTGATAGACGAAAATGAAGTTGTAATCACGCACTCCTTCTCGTCCGCCGTTCTTGAAATTTTCAAGACCGCTAAGAAGAAGGGCAAACGCTTTAGGGTCATACTGACAGAGAGCGCCCCCGACTTTGAAGGTATTGCCCTTGCAAGAGAGCTCGATGCGCTTGGAGTCCAGTTTGAGGTGATAACCGACGCTCAGCTTGGTCTGTTCACCAGACAGGCTACACTGGCGCTCGTGGGCGCCGATAACGTTACGCGCGACGGAGCGGTGGTGAACAAGGCCGGGACATATCCCCTCGCCCTCGCCTGCCATGAAAATGGCATTCCCTTCTACGCCGCCGCCGAGAGCTTCAAGCTCCATCCGGAGCTGAATTCGGAAGAAGTGGAGATAGTCGAGAGGCCATATGCACGGCAGGGCTATCGGGTGAGAAACTTCCTCTTCGACATCACGCCCTGGCGCTACGTGAGGGGCATAATAACGGAGTTCGGAATACTGGTCCCACCAAAGGAAATCTGA
- a CDS encoding MFS transporter — translation MFANFRRMGRNFWLYTVGRWISQAGWVIQDVAVPLYVLDRTGSGAMMSLFIMAELIPRLLINPIAGVIGDRYDRKKLMYGLDIARGVLLFAVIAFNLLGIYQLLAVQMAMSVMGAFFSAGIVGMFPDLVEKEHLARANSILQSGGQILRILGPILGGLIYAFGGIKLAILINAASFFGSGLFEILIEYRRETRELSSIREVWDDMLDGFRFIRASKDLMVLVSFGVLLNTLLNPVFAVVLPYLARIELGLSAVRFGSVETAATLGALAGNMLIALKLGERSEDFLFKALFAQLICLTGLAFVTRSVLGELAYPALLGIIALTGLFNTLVNIPLFTKLQKAVPNEVRSRFFTAFETVMMATTPLGMALVGPLLDAAGTTVIILALTVPSVLITAYYYLRFRETVINIGLENVEVVP, via the coding sequence ATGTTCGCGAATTTCCGAAGGATGGGCCGGAACTTCTGGCTCTACACCGTGGGCAGGTGGATATCACAGGCGGGCTGGGTGATCCAGGACGTGGCGGTTCCTCTCTACGTCCTCGACCGGACCGGCAGCGGGGCGATGATGAGCCTCTTCATAATGGCGGAGCTGATTCCGCGGCTGCTTATCAACCCGATAGCCGGAGTAATCGGTGACCGCTACGACAGAAAGAAGCTCATGTACGGCCTTGACATAGCTAGGGGAGTGCTTCTCTTCGCGGTTATCGCCTTCAACCTGCTCGGAATCTACCAGCTCCTAGCAGTCCAGATGGCGATGAGCGTTATGGGGGCGTTCTTCTCGGCGGGTATAGTCGGGATGTTCCCCGATCTGGTGGAAAAGGAGCATCTCGCTAGGGCCAACTCGATACTCCAGAGCGGCGGCCAGATATTGAGGATACTCGGTCCGATTCTTGGAGGGTTAATCTACGCCTTCGGGGGCATCAAGCTGGCTATCCTCATCAACGCGGCCAGTTTCTTTGGCTCCGGCCTCTTCGAAATCCTGATCGAGTACCGCAGGGAAACGCGGGAGCTCTCAAGCATCCGCGAGGTCTGGGATGACATGCTCGACGGTTTCCGCTTTATCAGGGCTTCAAAGGACCTCATGGTGCTCGTGAGCTTCGGGGTTCTCCTAAACACCCTCCTCAACCCGGTGTTCGCGGTGGTTCTTCCCTACCTCGCCAGAATTGAGCTCGGCCTCTCGGCAGTCCGCTTTGGCAGCGTCGAAACCGCCGCAACCCTCGGGGCTCTGGCCGGGAACATGCTCATTGCTCTGAAACTTGGTGAACGATCCGAGGACTTCCTTTTCAAAGCGCTCTTTGCCCAGCTCATCTGTTTAACGGGTCTGGCCTTTGTAACGCGCTCCGTTCTTGGGGAACTGGCTTATCCGGCCCTGCTGGGGATAATTGCCTTGACAGGACTCTTCAACACCCTGGTCAACATTCCCCTCTTCACGAAGCTCCAGAAGGCGGTTCCCAATGAGGTTCGTTCGCGATTTTTCACGGCGTTCGAGACGGTGATGATGGCGACGACACCGCTGGGAATGGCGCTGGTTGGGCCCCTCCTCGATGCCGCAGGAACCACCGTGATAATCCTTGCCCTCACCGTGCCGAGCGTCCTGATAACAGCGTATTATTACCTCCGCTTTAGGGAAACCGTCATAAACATCGGATTAGAAAACGTGGAGGTGGTGCCGTGA
- a CDS encoding phosphorylating glyceraldehyde-3-phosphate dehydrogenase: MKVKVGVNGYGTIGKRVAYAVTRQDDMKLIGVTKTKPDFEAYRAMELGIPVYAASEEFLPRFEKAGFEVAGTLSDLLNEVDVIVDATPGGMGAKNKAVYEKAGVKAIFQGGEKASVAEVSFVAQANYEKALGKDYVRVVSCNTTGLTRTLSAIQDYIDYVYAVMIRRAADPNDAKRGPVNAITPSVTVPSHHGPDVQTVIPINIETSAFVVPTTLMHVHSIMIELKKPVEAKDVIDIFENTTRVLLFEKEKGFDSTAQLIEFARDLHREWNNLYEIAVWKESISVRGNRLFYIQAVHQESDVVPENIDAIRAMFELADKWESIKKTNESLGILK, from the coding sequence ATGAAGGTGAAGGTTGGAGTTAACGGGTACGGAACGATAGGAAAGCGCGTCGCCTATGCCGTAACCAGACAGGACGATATGAAGCTCATCGGAGTTACCAAGACAAAGCCAGACTTCGAGGCCTACCGCGCGATGGAGCTTGGAATCCCGGTTTACGCTGCCAGCGAGGAGTTCCTTCCGAGGTTCGAGAAGGCTGGCTTTGAAGTCGCGGGCACTTTGAGCGACCTCCTCAACGAGGTCGACGTCATAGTCGACGCAACCCCCGGCGGAATGGGTGCCAAGAACAAGGCGGTTTATGAAAAGGCCGGCGTTAAGGCCATTTTCCAGGGCGGTGAAAAGGCGAGCGTCGCGGAGGTTTCCTTCGTGGCCCAGGCCAACTACGAGAAGGCCCTAGGCAAGGACTACGTCCGCGTTGTCTCCTGCAACACGACGGGCCTAACCAGAACCCTCAGCGCAATTCAGGACTACATTGACTACGTCTACGCGGTGATGATTCGCCGTGCCGCCGACCCGAACGACGCCAAGCGCGGCCCGGTCAATGCCATAACGCCGAGCGTTACCGTTCCGTCCCACCACGGACCGGACGTCCAGACGGTGATCCCGATAAACATCGAGACCTCGGCTTTCGTCGTTCCGACGACGCTCATGCATGTACACAGCATAATGATCGAGCTGAAGAAGCCAGTGGAGGCAAAGGACGTCATAGACATTTTCGAGAACACCACGCGCGTTCTGCTCTTCGAGAAGGAGAAGGGCTTTGACAGCACGGCCCAGCTCATAGAGTTCGCCCGCGACCTGCACAGGGAGTGGAACAACCTCTATGAGATTGCAGTCTGGAAGGAAAGCATAAGCGTCCGCGGAAACAGGCTCTTCTACATACAGGCTGTCCACCAGGAGAGCGACGTGGTTCCTGAGAACATAGACGCGATAAGGGCCATGTTCGAGCTGGCCGACAAGTGGGAGAGCATAAAGAAGACGAACGAGAGCCTAGGGATTTTGAAGTGA
- a CDS encoding DUF167 family protein — MGAEFVKETRDGTVLLVYVQPKAKRNEIEGVDEWRGRLKVKIKAPPVEGKANKELVKFLSKLLGAEVKILRGETGREKDLLVSLDAEEIKKKLKV; from the coding sequence ATGGGTGCCGAATTCGTGAAGGAGACCAGGGACGGAACGGTTCTGCTCGTGTACGTCCAGCCGAAGGCGAAGAGGAACGAGATCGAGGGCGTGGATGAGTGGCGCGGAAGGCTGAAGGTGAAGATAAAGGCGCCACCGGTTGAGGGAAAGGCGAACAAGGAACTTGTGAAGTTCCTCTCGAAGCTCCTCGGTGCGGAGGTGAAGATACTCCGCGGGGAAACAGGGAGGGAGAAGGATTTGCTCGTGAGTCTTGACGCGGAGGAAATTAAGAAAAAGTTGAAGGTCTAG
- a CDS encoding MFS transporter: protein MSLNRNFWLFAIGRFISQLGWAVQDVALPLYVLDQTHSGSMMTAFILAEMIPVLIIMPFAGVVGDRYNRKWLMVGFDLARGFLLFGVIAFDLLGIYQLLAVQVGMAIMGAFFSAGTGAMFPDLVQPDELEKANSTVSSFTILARLVGPALGGFIYAVGGIKLAILINAVSFFGSGLFEMLIRYEWRTRELEGFSQVIEDLKEGIGFLRSNRYLSTLMFFALFMIALGQPFGAVIMPYSYREVLKFSSYQFGLLESAFMGGALLGNSLIAIKFGKKAGRYLFHTLLLDGVMILAFTWAISPLSSLGRNEAFFFLAGINILWGSIEAFIDVPINSKIQRAIPSELRGRVMSAMAVLMHLSSPLGLLAVGPLLDRFPAWEVTMAIWVGMAVVVAYFWARYREILLKEEKFEENGRLT from the coding sequence GTGAGCCTCAACAGAAACTTCTGGCTCTTTGCGATCGGCAGGTTCATAAGCCAGCTCGGCTGGGCGGTACAGGACGTTGCACTGCCCCTTTATGTCCTTGACCAGACCCACAGCGGCTCGATGATGACCGCTTTCATACTCGCCGAGATGATACCCGTTCTGATAATCATGCCCTTTGCGGGGGTGGTGGGCGACCGCTACAACCGAAAGTGGCTTATGGTCGGCTTTGATTTGGCCAGGGGGTTTTTACTCTTTGGTGTTATCGCCTTCGACCTCCTGGGCATCTACCAGCTCCTGGCGGTTCAGGTCGGCATGGCGATCATGGGTGCCTTCTTCTCAGCCGGGACTGGCGCGATGTTCCCCGACCTTGTTCAACCTGACGAGCTTGAGAAGGCCAACTCCACAGTCTCGTCGTTCACCATACTCGCCCGTCTCGTCGGCCCTGCCCTCGGAGGGTTTATTTACGCCGTCGGAGGGATTAAACTGGCGATCCTCATCAACGCGGTCAGCTTCTTTGGCTCCGGCCTGTTCGAGATGCTAATAAGGTACGAGTGGCGTACAAGGGAGCTGGAAGGTTTCTCCCAGGTTATTGAGGACTTAAAAGAGGGCATCGGCTTTCTTCGCTCCAACAGATACCTTTCGACTCTTATGTTCTTCGCCCTCTTTATGATAGCCCTCGGTCAGCCCTTTGGGGCCGTGATCATGCCGTACTCCTACAGAGAAGTACTGAAGTTTTCAAGCTACCAGTTTGGACTGCTTGAGAGCGCTTTCATGGGAGGTGCCCTCCTTGGAAACAGCCTGATAGCGATTAAATTCGGAAAAAAAGCAGGGAGGTACCTTTTCCACACCCTCCTCCTGGACGGGGTGATGATACTCGCCTTCACGTGGGCGATAAGTCCCCTCTCCAGCCTGGGGAGAAACGAGGCGTTCTTTTTCCTCGCGGGGATAAACATCCTATGGGGCAGCATAGAGGCCTTCATAGACGTGCCCATCAATTCGAAGATACAGCGCGCGATACCGAGCGAGCTCAGGGGTAGGGTTATGTCTGCGATGGCCGTTCTAATGCACCTCTCCAGCCCCCTCGGCCTGCTCGCTGTCGGGCCGCTCCTCGACAGATTCCCGGCCTGGGAGGTTACCATGGCCATCTGGGTGGGCATGGCGGTTGTCGTCGCCTATTTCTGGGCCAGATACAGGGAGATTCTGCTTAAGGAAGAAAAGTTCGAGGAAAACGGGAGGCTTACTTAA
- a CDS encoding cob(I)yrinic acid a,c-diamide adenosyltransferase translates to MSITTKTGDKGLTGLFTGGRVAKYSPIMEANGNIDELDSFLGEAKHHVPGEIAEVLEKIQVQLYDLMAELASKGKYAKVGDEEVKWLEELIHKYEEEIQLRAFVLPGSTPASAKLDVCRAVARRTERAVARLVLEYGFGHNVLIYLNRLSDLLFVMARAIEKREWKLKEVK, encoded by the coding sequence ATGTCCATCACTACAAAAACCGGGGATAAGGGATTAACGGGCCTCTTCACGGGGGGCCGTGTTGCAAAGTACTCGCCGATAATGGAGGCAAACGGGAATATAGACGAACTTGACAGCTTTCTGGGGGAAGCCAAGCACCACGTGCCGGGAGAGATTGCTGAAGTACTCGAAAAAATACAGGTTCAGCTCTACGACCTGATGGCCGAGCTGGCCAGCAAGGGGAAGTACGCGAAGGTCGGAGATGAGGAAGTCAAGTGGCTTGAGGAGCTTATTCATAAGTATGAAGAAGAGATTCAACTGAGGGCTTTCGTTCTTCCGGGCTCGACCCCGGCGAGTGCGAAGCTTGACGTGTGCCGGGCGGTGGCCAGAAGAACCGAGAGGGCCGTCGCGAGGCTCGTCCTTGAATACGGCTTCGGCCACAATGTCCTCATCTACCTAAACAGGCTCAGTGACCTGCTCTTCGTAATGGCGAGGGCAATAGAAAAGAGGGAGTGGAAACTGAAGGAGGTTAAGTAA
- a CDS encoding ArsR/SmtB family transcription factor, producing the protein MENDLKVQLEELKKRLEVLEESIDPVDEVMLSIKARLRRKLEGGSLPEIDEEKAAKTLKALANPDRIRILKMLSERPTGFKEIKEALGVESPTVSHHLKLLVKTRMVKKGERYEISPDGRLFLRLLEIITALEEVEE; encoded by the coding sequence ATGGAGAACGATCTGAAGGTTCAGCTCGAAGAGCTGAAGAAAAGGCTGGAGGTGCTGGAGGAAAGCATTGACCCCGTTGATGAGGTCATGCTCTCGATAAAGGCTCGCCTCAGGAGGAAGCTTGAAGGCGGAAGTTTGCCCGAGATAGACGAGGAGAAGGCCGCAAAGACCCTCAAAGCTTTGGCCAACCCCGACAGGATAAGGATACTCAAAATGCTCTCCGAAAGGCCGACGGGCTTCAAGGAGATAAAGGAAGCCCTCGGTGTGGAGAGTCCAACTGTTTCACACCACCTGAAGCTCCTGGTGAAAACCCGTATGGTGAAGAAAGGCGAGAGGTATGAAATCTCGCCGGATGGACGTTTGTTTTTGCGTTTGCTCGAGATAATAACTGCCCTTGAGGAGGTGGAAGAATGA